From Candidatus Binataceae bacterium, the proteins below share one genomic window:
- a CDS encoding phage baseplate assembly protein V, whose amino-acid sequence MFRVGLVRQQDVQGARVRVAFPDRDQMLSYWLPIVAFKTQDDKGYWMPDLGEQVVCLMDERDEAGAVLGAIYSTADTPPVHSADKFHVAFKDGASFEYDRAAHALALNLPKGATMKISLNGASLAIDASGNLTLVPADGAQLQLGAAGQMAGVARLGDAVQVTDDEGGTLHGTITSASTDVVAN is encoded by the coding sequence ATGTTCCGGGTCGGACTGGTGAGGCAACAGGATGTGCAGGGGGCGCGAGTGCGGGTCGCGTTTCCCGACCGCGACCAGATGCTTTCGTACTGGCTGCCGATCGTCGCCTTCAAGACGCAGGATGACAAAGGCTACTGGATGCCCGACCTCGGGGAGCAGGTGGTCTGCCTGATGGACGAGCGCGACGAGGCGGGCGCCGTGCTCGGCGCAATCTACTCGACCGCCGACACGCCGCCGGTGCACAGCGCCGACAAGTTCCACGTTGCCTTCAAGGACGGCGCCAGCTTCGAGTACGACCGCGCCGCGCACGCGCTCGCGCTGAATCTGCCGAAAGGGGCGACGATGAAGATCAGCCTCAACGGGGCGTCGCTCGCGATCGACGCCAGCGGCAACCTCACGCTGGTGCCGGCCGACGGCGCGCAGCTTCAGCTCGGCGCCGCGGGCCAGATGGCCGGCGTGGCCCGGCTCGGCGACGCGGTGCAGGTTACCGACGACGAGGGCGGGACTCTGCACGGCACGATCACCAGCGCGAGCACTGATGTGGTCGCCAACTGA
- a CDS encoding tail protein X, translated as MSAPQFIEHVTFAGERWDLLAFQYYGDPTNYEVIIMANPSVPIEPVFEAGIVIAIPIIQQWSVVTSGLPPWRANAVSQP; from the coding sequence ATGAGCGCACCGCAGTTTATCGAGCACGTCACCTTCGCCGGCGAGCGCTGGGACCTGCTTGCTTTCCAGTACTACGGTGATCCGACCAACTACGAAGTGATTATTATGGCCAACCCGTCCGTGCCAATCGAACCGGTGTTCGAGGCGGGAATAGTAATCGCCATTCCGATTATCCAGCAGTGGAGCGTCGTAACCAGCGGCCTGCCACCCTGGAGAGCGAACGCGGTGTCGCAACCATGA
- a CDS encoding phage tail protein: MFALLGEIPFAVIASPEALESSRRFQYAEQRVIEDRPRLQWVGDGLECITLAMLFHASFTNPAVQYEALLAAARDHQARALVFGNGVFRGFFVVEAVASSGVQLAADASPLAIRMRVRLREWVPEFDPAAPPRPAFAPLGLAPAPISFSLPAAVFTAVAAATGYVAPVFGLPGASALVDNPAPSGPAGPEVSYTDVPASAIVRSPR; encoded by the coding sequence ATGTTCGCGCTACTTGGTGAAATCCCTTTTGCGGTGATCGCCTCACCCGAAGCGTTGGAATCCAGCCGACGCTTCCAATACGCCGAGCAGCGAGTGATCGAGGACCGACCGCGCCTGCAATGGGTTGGCGACGGTCTGGAATGCATCACGCTCGCGATGCTCTTCCACGCCTCCTTCACCAATCCCGCCGTCCAGTATGAAGCGCTGCTCGCGGCCGCCCGGGACCATCAGGCACGCGCGCTGGTGTTCGGCAACGGTGTCTTCCGCGGCTTCTTCGTAGTCGAGGCGGTCGCCTCCAGCGGCGTCCAGCTCGCCGCCGACGCGAGCCCGCTCGCGATCCGCATGCGCGTACGGCTGCGCGAATGGGTGCCTGAATTCGACCCGGCCGCGCCGCCGCGGCCCGCCTTTGCGCCGCTCGGGCTCGCTCCCGCACCCATCAGCTTTTCCCTGCCGGCGGCCGTATTCACCGCCGTGGCGGCGGCGACCGGCTACGTCGCGCCGGTGTTCGGGCTTCCCGGAGCGTCGGCGCTGGTTGATAATCCGGCGCCCAGCGGCCCAGCCGGGCCCGAAGTCTCATACACCGACGTGCCGGCGTCGGCAATCGTGAGGTCGCCGCGATGA
- a CDS encoding GPW/gp25 family protein, with product MPGGVVTLADITSADWSMKLDTPGAPGSGLGQVVQGVDDVNQCIAIILTTPKGTDPLRPGFGTEVWNFIDAPISEAGPAIVREVTQSITQFEPRVKVLSVKSTPLLDTEPAGAQVEITISWQLDLGNMPTPARSTRVTIGGTGRAA from the coding sequence ATGCCGGGCGGAGTAGTGACCCTGGCCGATATCACGTCAGCCGACTGGTCGATGAAGCTCGACACGCCCGGCGCGCCGGGCTCCGGGCTCGGCCAGGTGGTCCAGGGCGTGGACGACGTCAACCAGTGCATCGCGATCATTCTGACCACGCCGAAGGGCACCGATCCGCTGCGCCCCGGTTTCGGGACCGAGGTCTGGAACTTCATCGACGCGCCGATAAGCGAGGCGGGCCCGGCAATCGTGCGCGAGGTTACTCAGTCGATTACCCAGTTCGAGCCAAGAGTGAAGGTGCTGTCGGTAAAAAGCACGCCGCTGCTCGACACCGAACCGGCGGGCGCCCAGGTCGAGATCACGATCTCGTGGCAGCTCGACCTGGGCAATATGCCGACACCCGCGCGCAGCACGAGGGTGACGATCGGCGGCACCGGCCGCGCCGCCTAG
- a CDS encoding contractile injection system protein, VgrG/Pvc8 family, with amino-acid sequence MSTATVYPIRSPSWVLLYQGVNITADVSRMVLSISYVDELGGRAGELEIELEDRERRWQAAWFPQQGDAVSLLLGYGGEPLLACGDFQVDELELQGPPDVFHLRCLPAWITPPLRTRNSLGYEGQTLAQIAATVAGRHGMSVVGAPEALESAYLRVTQKQETDLEFLHRLAREHDYEFTVCGTQIVFYPRPALDSQPAVLTLARSDVMSFDFVSKTHRIYRAAQASYFDPTSKQLYTQTAEAEPAVAVGDELKLVVRCENGQQARERAISALHDTNRLLVTGHLSAPGATRLVAGNNVALSGWGAMDGTYMIERAHHRLARATGYVTEIDVRRVNAAPVPQLA; translated from the coding sequence ATGAGCACTGCGACTGTATATCCGATTCGGTCGCCCAGTTGGGTGCTGCTCTACCAGGGCGTGAACATCACCGCCGATGTCTCGCGGATGGTGCTCTCGATCAGCTACGTGGACGAGCTCGGCGGGCGCGCTGGCGAGCTCGAAATCGAGCTCGAGGACCGCGAGCGCCGCTGGCAGGCCGCCTGGTTCCCGCAGCAGGGCGACGCTGTGAGCCTGCTGCTCGGTTACGGCGGCGAGCCGCTGCTTGCCTGCGGCGATTTCCAGGTGGACGAGCTCGAGCTGCAGGGGCCACCCGACGTTTTCCATCTGCGATGTTTACCCGCGTGGATCACGCCCCCGCTGCGCACGCGCAACAGCCTCGGCTACGAGGGGCAGACGCTGGCGCAGATCGCGGCTACGGTGGCGGGGCGCCACGGGATGAGCGTCGTCGGTGCGCCGGAGGCGCTGGAATCCGCCTACCTCCGGGTCACGCAGAAGCAGGAAACCGACCTCGAATTCCTCCATCGTCTCGCCCGCGAGCACGACTACGAGTTTACGGTGTGCGGCACTCAGATCGTCTTCTATCCGCGTCCGGCGCTGGACAGTCAGCCGGCGGTTCTGACGCTTGCGCGCAGCGACGTGATGAGCTTCGACTTCGTCAGCAAAACCCATCGCATCTATCGTGCGGCGCAGGCTTCCTACTTCGACCCGACGAGCAAGCAGCTCTACACGCAGACCGCCGAGGCCGAGCCCGCGGTCGCCGTCGGCGACGAGCTCAAGCTGGTGGTACGCTGCGAGAACGGGCAGCAGGCGCGCGAGCGCGCGATCTCCGCTTTGCACGACACCAACCGGTTGCTCGTGACGGGCCATCTGAGCGCGCCCGGCGCGACGCGGCTGGTGGCGGGCAACAACGTGGCACTGTCGGGATGGGGCGCGATGGACGGCACCTACATGATCGAGCGCGCTCATCATCGGCTCGCGCGCGCCACGGGTTACGTCACGGAAATCGACGTGCGCCGCGTCAACGCAGCGCCCGTCCCCCAGCTCGCGTGA